GAGGTTATCCGGTAAGTCACTCCGAGAACTTTACGAGAAAACCAGGGGAAACGGTTTTGGTGAAGAAGTGAGGAGGCGCATACTAATAGGCACCTTCACTTTGAGTGCGGCGTATTATGACGCTTATTTCGAAAAGGCTCAGAAGGTCAGAAGGTTGATTTCAAAAAAATTTGCCGAGCTCTTTGAGAGTTACGATTTCGTCGTTACACCAACAGCTCCAGTTACTGCTTTTAAAGTGGGGTCGGTCTCCGACCCTATGGTTTATTATCTTATGGACATCTTCACCATACCAGCCAACTTGGCTGGACTACCGGCGATCAGCATTCCTTTTGGAAAAGTCGATCACTTACCCGTTGGTATGCAGATTATGGGGCCGAGATTTTCGGATGCCAAGTTACTCGGATTTGCTGATCACGTGTTCAGGATGACGCACCACAAGGGGTGAGACGATGGGAAGGTACAAACCAATAATCGGACTTGAGATACACGTCCAACTCAGCACAAGAACGAAAGCTTTCTGCAACTGTCCTGCGGACGTCTTTGAACTGGAACCGAACACCGCAATATGTCCCGTTTGTACTGGCCAGCCTGGCGCGCTTCCGGTACCTTCGTTGGAAATGTTTGAACTTGGTGTCAAACTTGCAACAGCCCTGAACTGTAAGATAAACGAATACTCGAGGTTCGATAGGAAGAATTACTTTTACCCGGATTTGCCAAAGGGTTACCAGATCACACAGTTCTTCTACCCGTTGGCTGAGTACGGTTGGCTGATGGTGAACGGTAAAAAGATCAGGATAAGGCGTATTCACCTTGAGGAGGACGCAGGAAAGCTCCTCCACGCCGGTGACAGTATTACCGAAGCGGAGTACTCACTTGTTGATATGAACCGCTGCGGCATTCCACTTGCGGAAATCGTCACCGAGCCAGATATTGAATCACCTGAAGAAGCACGTATTTTTATGGAGAAGTTGCGCACTATACTTCGCTACATAGGTGTGAGTTCCGGAGATATGGAAAAGGGAGCTCTCCGGTGTGATGCGAATATCTCAGTTGTGGACACCGAAACCGGACGACAGAGCAACAAGGTCGAGGTCAAAAATATGAATTCCTTCAAGTTCGTTGAAAAAGCGTTGGAGTACGAATTCGAGAGGATAGTTAATTTAATGGAAAAAGGCGAGCCGGTGGAACGGGAAACGAGGGGCTGGAACCTGTCGACGAAAACGACCGTCAGCATGAGGAGCAAAGAAGAAGCGCACGATTACAGGTACTTTCCGGAGCCGGATATCCCACCTGTTATCCTGAGCCGAGAATTCATAGAGAACGTTCAAAAAAGTATCGGTGAATTACCGGATCAAAGGGTTGAAAGATTTGTTCGCGAGTACGCGTTGAGCGA
This region of Fervidobacterium thailandense genomic DNA includes:
- the gatB gene encoding Asp-tRNA(Asn)/Glu-tRNA(Gln) amidotransferase subunit GatB, encoding MGRYKPIIGLEIHVQLSTRTKAFCNCPADVFELEPNTAICPVCTGQPGALPVPSLEMFELGVKLATALNCKINEYSRFDRKNYFYPDLPKGYQITQFFYPLAEYGWLMVNGKKIRIRRIHLEEDAGKLLHAGDSITEAEYSLVDMNRCGIPLAEIVTEPDIESPEEARIFMEKLRTILRYIGVSSGDMEKGALRCDANISVVDTETGRQSNKVEVKNMNSFKFVEKALEYEFERIVNLMEKGEPVERETRGWNLSTKTTVSMRSKEEAHDYRYFPEPDIPPVILSREFIENVQKSIGELPDQRVERFVREYALSEKEANILVEDKAIADFFEDVVKRTNDPKETANWFLTEYFRLIGEHGTEKLKVTAETFVELFELIKKGTISRNMAKEIFQESSLSGKSPKLIVEEKGLKQIDDVGELEKIVVRVLEANPQQVEAFKKGKEGLFSFFVGQVMKETKGKANPKTVTEILNKHLRGS